A genome region from Littorina saxatilis isolate snail1 linkage group LG16, US_GU_Lsax_2.0, whole genome shotgun sequence includes the following:
- the LOC138950867 gene encoding uncharacterized protein gives MQASMILLVLFSSTLIANTDAGSWFRRTVTNVGRWVGEHCRRGQNGFGCTFSIGKRSVLDSSTDCDTLKATVTRDDLPTEVLVALFDASDKNNDGELSDEEKVDFKAQLDETEKCLNSA, from the exons ATGCAGGCTTCCATGATACTTCTGGTACTGTTTTCGTCAACCCTGATAGCCAACACAGACGCAGGCTCATGGTTTCGCAGG ACGGTAACAAACGTGGGCCGATGGGTCGGAGAGCACTGCCGAAGAGGTCAAAATGGATTTGGCTGTACCTTCTCAATCGGCAAGCGAAGTGTCCTCGATAGCTCTACGGACTGTGACACTCTTAAGGCAACGGTGACAAGGGACGACTTGCCGACCGAGGTGCTGGTGGCCTTGTTCGATGCCAGCGACAAAAACaatg ATGGCGAATTGAGCGACGAGGAGAAAGTGGACTTCAAGGCACAACTGG ACGAAACCGAGAAGTGCCTGAACAGTGCGTAG